The region atatcagttgagaatcccaggtctataaatagagacttgggaggatcgtaaaaggacttttgggcaaaatcaagagtgaacttgtgttctagagagagaaagtgttttccctgagagaacccctttttgtattctgaaATATTtcatactgaagaaactcagttgacacggttcatctgatcttgagtgtgattacataataaaatctctaagtggattaggctattaccgatcatcggggctgaaccactataaaaacctcgtgttatttactttcgttcataaaaaactgtctgttgtcgtttataattctcttgaaggttgtcgtagttgacgttcttacgtcgttggctaaattcatagtcaacacataccaaccaaccctgagtcgagcttgtcactgacagtgagcgtacatgtttggtaaatctctagaaccaataaaccttggctcgctctgataccaagttgtaatgccctacctccttagagtcgttactaagtgagtttaaaacgtgcatttaactcgctaatcgaggttttaaggtaaatgtgtaattaaaatcataaacagacacataaactttgaaaataattccatttactgaaattcATAAGAcaattaacatttgggatcccgaaatactgtatataaatatttacaactcaaaatatatttaaagtcgactaaacgacaaaataagattatttacaaacaacttccaaaaatacccctggccgtggcagccaggcagaccagacatgacGCACcgcgtcacgctctccatactcatggtcggttgactttctccttgcacTTACCTgaaccacagagcacccgtgagccgaagcccagcaagaaaactccgcataaacagataacatacgcatatgaacCATTCAGCATATAACCAATTTGTTCATAAACTAAACACTTACAGCCAAGCCatctcaggcgctttaccaggccctgagttgcggtctacaccgtaaggatatcccaggcatcctttagggtcttaccctagtAACCTGCACTTCACGTGCTAAACGTTTCTCCCAgccccttcgccgttcccggctctagccgatcattcacatatatgcatacacagcataatttaaacataacttaaacatatactaacatattcaatgggctacacccaacacataatcatatagggtcgtgcctgcaacacaactatggggcctcgccctgctctatgggtacaacagttttcttacctgtgtcccaaacttcttgagcactgaaccctcgagcacggtcctctaatctgATCCTCtccaagaacctagtcacaacacacaaatagcatccccattactaaccaattcaaaagcgTCTCCCTGTaccaaacccgagcccttgggaCCTCCCGGAACCCTACAcaaagtggcggaagcgtcccccgagcccctgggaaaaagcctaaaaaccccaatttcccctgcccagaaatggcctagcgctgcaGCGCCACCCAatgagggccgcgacgcccagaagGGCCCCCGCCCACTGAtgcagcctagcgccgcggtacagaagaacagggccgcagcgctccttcgcaaacccagaaatcctgGTTTCTCCAAACGTTTTCCcccaagccaaaacactcccaaaccaataccaaggcatacctaagtcccaGATTCAATTCAAAACACCAAATAAACTatctaacaactcaaaaacatcaacaacaagctcaaactcacaatcaaacctacaattcataaattggttcaaaattctcaaaacttaaactagcccttgcaaagtttaaaccagccttcagaattcttaaactaaaccagaaataactttcaaatatgcatggaattcatacctcaagatggaattcgaccttgagccaccACCAAATCCACTTCCACGCTTGACACCCTTTGATTCTCTAGCTGAATTCCACAATTGCTAAGCCAAAACTCAGCTTTCAATATTCAACCTAATCTCCAAAATCAAACTTGCAAGAAACTAAAATTCAGAGATGATGCCTTACCTCTGGACAaaccttggcctaagcttgactcTAGCTGCCCCAAAATCTGCTCTGAACTCCTTCCTTGATCTCAAGACACTAGCCCTTTCCTCCCCTTTCCTTTTGCTTCTTGGTTCTCTCTATACTTCCAGCAGAAAGTTCCTGAGTAGCCTAAGAAAAATAACGTATCTAAATTTCCTCAGCCAATATTATCCTCTCCTAATgccaaatgacccaattgcccttctttccaaCTTAGTCTCTAGCCAACCCTCAAGGGCATTCTAGACTTCTCCTTAATCCTTTGCAAGAATACCACTTTCCACTTAAAACAACTAACCCCAAGagttacctatggttacccaagttaccaaaatgtcactaaccattacttacaaattcccaaactcaagttataatattcccaaaatacccctaggctcctcccgagccgggtatttaatcatgttgtgactttaagcggaatagctctctaggaccgtctcggaacgtgcatcacaaataaatcacaattatatcaacaatatcacatatgttacatttatgccctcaacgggctaaaattaccaattttcccCTAACGACCAAATGGGGCTcaaatgcatatttatttcacctaaacatgcattctaaccacatactcattaaattcacataaattaatacagtataacaattattgccttccaggcacactaatcaaggctccaagccttattagctaatttgggtcgctacagaaTCTATTAATcgtttgggtacgattcgaggtcccgggagtgaggtttagataATGAaccttattgttgattttcattgatggaagttatatttggttatgactaggtgaccgctaaggaatcaaaggatcgatcgttctcaagggtcgttcttttattatttctcgcttgaaccaaaggtaagaaaactacacctagtatgtgacatgcatggttattcatgttatattattttataatataatgtaatattatattatattataatgtttaagattaaataaatgtgacaaagagtgtcacatattgtaacatataatagagatttacaatatttagatatataagatatatccaaatatgtaacatatttggtgttacaaatttgtaacttccaaatattaccctttattgtgtaaatttggtgttacacaatattgagatgaatttcataaaaggcacatgtgaaatggctgttagagatatgattttaaccccaataatgtgttttgggggttacaaaatcatttgggagggtttggaaccgtttggaaaaacagtacATTTTAAAATGCTGAAAACTGAgctatggccgcggccactgaatgatggtggacgtggcctgggggacagaaagtagtggccgtggccactgatgtCCCCGTTTTTCATTCACAGGTGCATTGTGgattactagatttaatccatagtgatctttgtgaattaaatggtgttttaactagaggtggtacaaggtattttcttacttttatagatgattttagaagatatacctatgtgtttcttttaaagcataaagatgaaacttttgatgcttttaaattgtataaattagaagttgaaaatcaactaaataaaaagattaaggtgctaagaagtgatagaggaggagagtacttctctaatgaattcaatacattttgtgaagaaaatggtataattcatgaatgcactgcaccttatacaccacaacacaatggtgttgccgaaaggaaaaataggacttatctagagatgataaattctatgttggtgttttctaagttgaacttcaacttatggggtgaggcacttttaaccgcttgtcacattcttaatcgaaaaccgatgaagaaaaatgagatatctccatatgagttatggaaaggaagaaaacccaacatagggtacttcaaagtgtgggggtgtcttgcataatgcaagaaaaatgaacctaatagaacaaagttaggttcaagagccataaagtgtgcttttgttggttatgccaacaatagtaaagcttataggctattagacttagactctaatgttgtgattgaatctagagaagttgaattttttgagaatatgttatgtgacaacaattctcaagcttcaacatctctaaaggagaatttgttatatgagaacaattcccaagcttctacatccaaagttgattctcaagaggagaattctcaaaaggatgtaaagcaaccctttgaacctagaagaagtcaaaggcttaaaaatcataaaagtctagtagtggatgagatagattctcaacgaatttcattctacatggtagaaggaaatatagaggaagttattaggaaaattcctattgtacttcttcttgaggatgatcctaagacttatagagaagatatgcaatcgagagatagtgtaTTTTGGAAAGAAgacatcaatgatgagatggattccattctttccaataacacttgggaattggtagacctcccatcgGAGTCTAAGCCgggtgtaagtggatatttaggagaaaataccacactgatggcactatccaaacctttaaagctagattagtagctaaagggtttaggcaaaaagagggtatcgattatttcgatacttatgcgcctgttgcaagaacaacttctataagagttttgttcgctttagcttctagacacaacttgtatgttcatcaaatggatgtcaaaacgacattccttaatggtgacctcaatgaggaggtctatatggaacaacccgaagggtttgtcctaccaaaatatgaacataaagtttgtagacttgtaagatccttatatggattgaaacaagctcctaagcaatggcatgagaaatttgatcaagacaacatgtctaatgggtttagacataacaatggaaacaagtgtttgtattccaaaacttgtaagggatatgtgatcattgtttgcttatatgtggatgacatgcttattctaagtaatagcatgaaagggatagaagaaacgaagaggtttctatcatcaaccttgaagatgaaagatcttggagaagttgataccatactcggtatcaaagtaaaaaaacatagtgggggttttgcgttagggcaaccccactatgttgagaaagtattgaacaaatttaaccatctcaaggttaaagatgccaatactccattcgatcatagtgtaaaactagagaagaatgaaggaagagtggtggctcaattggagtacgctaatgctatagggagtctaatgtacgctgcccaatgtactagacctaatATATCATTTGCGgaaagtaaacttagtaggtttacaagtaatccaagtgtggatcactggaaggtaattggaagagtcctaggttatctcaagaaaaccaaaggattaagccttcactactccaaatttccttcgattttagaaggatatacagatgcaagttggatatccaatcttggggacaacttgtccacaactggttgggtatttacacttggtggaggtgcaatttattggggttctaagaaacaaacccgtatatctcattccactatggaagcagagttcatagctctagctgctatcggcaaagaggccaaatggttaagggatctgttgatagagattcccctaatcaaagagaatgtatctactatatcgatacattgtgatagccaagtgacattggctagagcatacaacggagtgtataataGGAAGTCTAgaaatattagtctaagacatggttatgtaagagaattgattcaaagatgagtcatctcaatatcctatgtgagaacaagtgaaaatctgacgaatcctttcactaagccactaacgagggatttagtggctgcatcatctcgagggatgggacttaaactccctaaagagattcacgattgatgataacctatcttaacactagttattcaactagtgttaagttcaataggtaacaacaagtcaatcaagtgaatattaattGTACTCAAAATAAGTCACATCTGAGATATTAAGTACCtatgtgttaccaagttgagggttaaaaccgaaaggttttttaatagaattcagtcttgtgaagacaagtatttttggtaacaaaatactgtaagagttctacctatatggacctaggggtggtgccgcctctcatgagaatttagagtattctcaagaacgtccatgaatggaaagtgcacatggccattaacggtgcaaagcaagacatagaggtctcaagtgaacatcgcaaaggtgtgtgtgttatcaccgatttgttatcatgaaaagatggttcaatgcctagtgcaaccaaatttttgacaaattttgtgataattacactatagtaaagttcaagttgaaaaacactttgctttatgcactaatgcaatgactcctataagagagagttcttatttaatcaagtgggggatatgttatattttaaaatataatgattgattaaataagtgttacaatagataactatttaatctagtgggggaatgctatattattttataatataatgtaatattatattatattatattataatataatgttttagattaaataaatgtgacaaagagtgtcacatattgtaacatataatagagagttataatatttagatatatgagatatatccaaataatgtaacatatttggtgttacaaatttgtaacttccaaatattaccctttattgtgtaaatttggtgttacacaatattgagatgaatttcataaagccctatgtgaaatggctgttagagatatgatttcaaccccaataatgtgttttgggagttacaaaatcatttgggagggtttggaaccgtttggaaaaacagtacatttttaagtgctgaaaatggtcagtggtcgcgaccactaataactctggccgcggccacaggccaaaaactgaccaattttttcagttttttcaatctttgttgaatggctcaaaaaacccaaataactcccaaatattatttttaattccatattaatccaattaaacattggtaatagccatgggggttggtggaatttgaaattcaaagggtgtctctaaactctataaataggagcctatagctcacttgaaagacacaacatttctatccattagagcacttggctagaaacaccttgaggcttgataattccagaacgcatttcctataatttgtgagagatcccttagtgcttgagttagggggaaataagcttttggacgaaggtttcaaaccttgttcaagttggtgatccccaacacttttcactttggttgtgtgagtgagagtttattgtttttgttcttgttcttattttcttctattgcttttcttcattttcttcttgttctatttacttgtacttttgtttaagagttgtaatccttttatttcctttgttcaaacacttctagtttatttgtatcttttgtaatagagttgtactttctatttctatcatcttaaatctccttctccttttatttgtattttcagttatagagttgtaacactcattttaatcaatcattatttatttgtaatatattgcatagagttgtattttcttaccatttccattgaggcaatctattttttcctaacaattTACgcttactcggacctgaggtaagaaaactgcacccaatacgttatatgtgattagggcttggcccgactgttatcaATTTTCGCGACTAGGGCTTGGACCCCGAggacatttatatttaagctttGCTTCATATGTTGGTTGATATCTGCTTAAGTGCTTTATGACTGTTGTGTGAATTCCGTGATTAGGGCATGAGGCCCATTAAATAGGTATGATTAGCATTGTGAGAATGATTAAtcaatggtgttatgtgattaacatgcttATGTGCACTAAtggttgggatatgcctatccatatctgttcGGTGTTGAGGTCTGAAATCCTGgattagggcttgacttattagtcaaggacggcaatagcgcgatgcgcgctggtcgaaaggcttaggcctgaaCCAGTAATGTATTATTACGTTGGTTGACCCTATGGTCGATGGAATATTAAGGTGCCAGGTACACtggactagctctatggctagttactcaaggcTAAAGGCAAAGGctccaagtgactctatggtcacgtagcttgggcatagggccccggcattgactctatggtcaattgtTTAGTGTAGCGGCTCTAAATCggtccaatgaccacttgtttgtaaTTGAATGACTATTTATGtaggttattattattgttgggcAAGCTAGACAAGTATCTAGAAGTTTATATTTtagtttatgcacatgttgagttttcttgttgagccttggctcacgggtgctttgtggtgcaggtaaggggaagggaaaacttgaccaaccatgagttagagagcttcggtgGAAACGTgcacatatgtggctgctcgaccaccacggttggGGACatctaagaggaactagggttatagccctgtttttgccgcttaggctgacTAAATGTAATTTTGATGAATATTCACCTTTTTAAAAGCTGATtgtaatgttttgggatcccatgtttgtatgaaactttttatataaaaatcaATGGTTCTTTTGACcaacattttaaccctaacccttgacattaaccttagttacacattttaaaccaaatgatttggttagcaagtctgacacaattttaaagtacacagtgtaacggtcctggattagaaGGATGTTACACACATCGAGGCATGTCAAGGTATAATTAAATAAAGCAATGATCGAGGCCTGTCGAGGTAACCTCTACATTTATGTACAATTGAGTTCCATCGAGACAAGTCGAGGTCTATCAAGGCACATTCATATCCTATATATAAATAAGCCTATCAATCtatatcgaggtctatcgagacACTCAAAATCCTACAAATTCCAAAATTGTTCACTTTatatcgagacctatcgaggccCATCGAAGCCAGTCAGATTCTACACCTAAATAAGCCTATTGATTTCTATCGGGGTCAATCAAGGCATGTCGAGGTGACATCCCTCGAATCATGTTGAGGTCACTCGAGCcccatcgaggtctatcgaggtggaggcaaaaatttgaaaaaaaacccagattttccttTGAACAACCTCGATCTAACCTATGAACAAAAAATCATAGGACAACACAGGCGCAGACAAACAAACCCAGAAATGGATCGAGGACTCACCTTCGTTTTCTTCTGGGTGGCTTCTTCGAGCTTTGGGTCGTCCCCTCCGACGTCGTCACCTCTCCCTTCGTCCCCTCCGGCACACCAACGACCACGACAAGGATACAAGCATTGCCATGGGAAGATTTGGGGGGTTTTTTTTGGATTCTTATTCGGGATCGAGAGATTATAGAAGAGATTTGCAGTTtctttttagggttttggtttTGAGACCGAGAGATGTAGGGAGAGAATACAGAGAGactgagagaagagagagaaagaatggAAACAAATGCCAGGATATTTCGGGAACAAAGGAAAACAATAGAACCAATTTGACATATCAATAATGGGTAGTATAATTTTGATATGAGACCCCATTTATTGCATAATTACCCAAATTTCcaaaacatatttataaatatcTAACGGAAGTAGGGGTGTTTATggtgcggtttttctctaattttttgaaccgcACCGCATAAGCagtttgaacaattttccaaaccgcaacctgcaccgcatagacctcaaaccgcatGAAACGCATCGCAAaaatgcggtgtggtgcggtgctgttttggcggtttatacctatcaccaaataatttaataattaaatattaaaattaagaaagattcataataaatctcataaccatagagagtttaacaaaataattaaatgtacaataagctaataaactttaagcaaaataataaaaatataacaaactaataacaaataaaaaatgtaatataaaagtaaatattattttaattaaggagaaATATCTTTAGagtgaagtagaatatgtgttagcatcttatgaacaattatatttatttctaaatattgtgtatattatattatactatataaatatttatgcattaactttaaatgtagtaaaattgaaaaaaaattaatatatatataatgatgcggtgcggTGTGTTTTGAACCgtgtttattaaatttaaaacTGCAAACCGTACCGCACTGTGCGGTTTGGtaaaaatacaaaccgcaacgCGAAAGGTTCTAAAGTGCAAATTGCGGTGCAGTGTAGTGCGGTGTGGACAGTTTATGACGGTTTTATGGACACCCCCTAAACGGAAGGCCTCCGTCAAAGTGTTTACTTAAAACAAAAATTACATACGTGTCAACTGTTAATTCGTTACACAGAAAAATGGGAACATTCTCTCGTCTTTTTATTTTGCTAGTTTTGATTGAATTTCCATTCTCTTATTTGGATTTCACTGTTGAAGCTCCATAAATTTCAGCAGCATTCAAAATCAAAGAGAAAACCCTAACCTTATTCCTCCAAGATCCAACCCTTAAAAAACTAAACCCTAATCCTAATTTCATTTCCAGTTTCAATACAGAATCCAAGAGCCAGCACCACACTCTCAAATGTTTGATCCAAATTTCTCCTTTCATTTCCCTAACCAATATCATCAccccactaccactgccactccTCCTACCACCAACGCTACCAATCCTAATTTCCTCTATTTTCCTCAACCTGTCCAAAACTCCGAGCCCTACCTTCACCCACCCGGAACAGAACCATATGCGAATTCGGGTTCCCACCCGGTTACCTATGTCGGATTCCAAAACCAGGTGTCGTTTGGGGACGACCCAAGTGCAGGTTCTCGGAGTTGGGTTGTCAAAGAAGCTGCACCTGTCAAATATGATGCTGTGAGTCttgtttgtttgattttttttattttccccTAAAGAAAGTCATTAGATGGGCTCACATAGAATTTGGTTTCTTCTCCATGGTTTCGATGtgatttttaattgaattttttccCTCTCATGTCCTTAGTTTTGTGTCTGCTGGATGATTTTGTGTAAGCGGCTTTCTTATTGAACTTTCCGACTTAGACAGTTTTCCATTTTGTATAGTTACTTAAGCTGGTCTTGTCCTTGTGCGTGTATATATGACTAaatgtatttttctttttgacTATTTATCTTATTGCTTTCAGATTGTGAGCTCTGGGAATGAGAATTCACAACTGCCCACAATCTCAAATTCCTTGGGAAGCAGCGTTTGGCTTCATCATCAACCTATGGAAACTGATGTAACAGACAATAGTGTTCCACAGCAAACTAAGGTCAACCAGGTTGTACGGTGTGATGTTTGCAATGTTGATTGTAACACTCGGGATGTTTATGAGAAACACTTATTGGGTAAGAAGCATGCTAAGAATTTGAAAATGAAAAGTATTCCCACCACTGCAATGTTGACTGTCTCTAATACAATCAACAATACCAGTGTTCCGAACAAAACTTCAGCTGTGGCTGCTAGTGCGGAGTTGGAGACAAAAAGATGGAAATTGGTGAAGAGTGGCACGGCAGTAGATTCTGTAAGGGTATGCACAATCTGCAATGTCGTTTGTAATAGCCAAGAAGTGTTCAATACACATAAAGCCGGGAAAAAGCATGCAGCTCAGGTAATTTGAGAAACTCTTGATTTTGTGGGATGCAAGTGATATGTAATGTTCTATTGCTTTCTTTTGAAATTCTGCTGCATATCctacatacttatatatatatatatatttatatattcatttcattcaaaattcaaatgcagtaATTGAGTTTATATGAACGAAATTGAACCCTTGAAAAGTTGTGTGTTTTGTTGAATCACTTTAACAAATTATACTTGAGAGCTCTTTTCACGCTGAGCCATTGATAGCTGATTAAGAATTTAACGTTTAATCTATAGTATTAATACTTCATGCAATTTAGTTCCTTAACTTTTGTTCCCACACACATTCCTTGTACCatattaatgaatttttatttgctttatttGCCCTGAAAGATTAGTAGTCCTTAAATTTTTCTTCCTTCGGTAGGCTGGTTTAGCAGCTTTGGGTGAAGTTGGGCCAAATTTTGTAGCAGTACGATCTCAATTTGACGGCACTTGGAAGAAAGTCCCAGAGAAGGTCAAGATGGTTCAATCTATATGGTGTGATGTTTGTAAAGTCAACAACAATAGCAGTGATTCATATGTGGCTCACATATCTGGAAAGAAGCACCAGAAAAACCTGGAGAAGCAGAGGATGCTAAACAATACTGCTTCTTTGACAGATTCATCATCGACAATTCCAGTAATTGGTCCAACAGAAAAACTCGAGGCCCATAAGACAAGTGTAATTCCATCGAAAAAAATTGGAGAAGAGGATTTGGAGAAAAAGATGCGTAAGGTTGTGGAAGCTGGAGGTGTAGCCGATGCCATTAGAATGTGCACTGTATGCAATGTTGTGTGCAATAGCCCAACAGTTTTCAATTCCCATCTCAGTGGGCAAAAGCATTTAGACATGTTGAAGAAACTAGCTGTGGCTGGAATAGACATCCCAGACCCTAACTAGTCATTGCTATCTAAGGACCtgagtgttgctatttggcaTTTTAACGTGTCCAAAAGCGCATAATGAAGCAAAAGGCGATTGGTGCA is a window of Humulus lupulus chromosome 4, drHumLupu1.1, whole genome shotgun sequence DNA encoding:
- the LOC133830607 gene encoding uncharacterized protein LOC133830607, with translation MFDPNFSFHFPNQYHHPTTTATPPTTNATNPNFLYFPQPVQNSEPYLHPPGTEPYANSGSHPVTYVGFQNQVSFGDDPSAGSRSWVVKEAAPVKYDAIVSSGNENSQLPTISNSLGSSVWLHHQPMETDVTDNSVPQQTKVNQVVRCDVCNVDCNTRDVYEKHLLGKKHAKNLKMKSIPTTAMLTVSNTINNTSVPNKTSAVAASAELETKRWKLVKSGTAVDSVRVCTICNVVCNSQEVFNTHKAGKKHAAQAGLAALGEVGPNFVAVRSQFDGTWKKVPEKVKMVQSIWCDVCKVNNNSSDSYVAHISGKKHQKNLEKQRMLNNTASLTDSSSTIPVIGPTEKLEAHKTSVIPSKKIGEEDLEKKMRKVVEAGGVADAIRMCTVCNVVCNSPTVFNSHLSGQKHLDMLKKLAVAGIDIPDPN